Proteins from a genomic interval of Nitrospina gracilis Nb-211:
- the sppA gene encoding signal peptide peptidase SppA → MPEKRTRRWLHLVVQAMLAAVLSLGVSGCTVFEIHLIPPPSPLKEKVLSGEGRTKVLLLEVSGVISNQKVSSMLSPREEEGMVARIREALDKAEKDRDVRAILLSINSPGGTVTSSDILYHEIKSFKEKNNVKVYAQVMDLAASGGYYVAQAADTIIAHPTSITGSIGVITLKMNLRGLMEKVGVDFEVVKSGDKKDFLSPFRPLTDEERRLFQAAIDDMHDRFVEVITKNRPHLNEAQVRQLADGRVFTARQALDAKLIDHVGYLDDTRNLIKKDLALRDFQLVTYYRAGEYKDNVYSLMKAPTINMINLDLNFLPKTPEPQFLYLWVP, encoded by the coding sequence ATGCCTGAGAAACGAACCCGCCGGTGGCTCCATCTGGTTGTGCAGGCAATGTTGGCCGCCGTGTTGTCTCTTGGCGTTTCCGGATGCACGGTTTTTGAGATTCACCTCATTCCTCCGCCATCGCCGCTCAAGGAAAAAGTGCTCTCCGGTGAGGGGCGCACGAAGGTGTTGCTGTTGGAGGTCAGCGGGGTCATTTCCAACCAGAAAGTCTCCAGCATGCTGTCTCCACGTGAAGAAGAAGGCATGGTGGCGCGCATCCGGGAAGCGCTCGACAAGGCGGAGAAAGACCGCGACGTGCGGGCCATCCTGCTCAGCATCAACAGCCCCGGCGGCACGGTGACTTCCAGCGACATCCTGTACCACGAGATCAAGTCGTTCAAGGAAAAGAACAACGTCAAAGTGTACGCGCAGGTGATGGACCTCGCCGCGTCGGGCGGCTACTACGTGGCGCAGGCGGCGGACACCATCATCGCCCACCCCACGTCCATCACCGGGAGCATCGGCGTCATCACTCTCAAAATGAACCTGAGGGGGTTGATGGAGAAGGTCGGCGTCGATTTCGAGGTGGTCAAGTCCGGGGACAAAAAGGATTTCCTGTCACCGTTTCGTCCGCTCACCGATGAAGAGCGCAGGTTGTTCCAGGCGGCGATCGACGACATGCACGACCGGTTTGTGGAAGTGATCACAAAGAACCGGCCTCATCTGAACGAGGCGCAGGTGCGCCAGCTTGCCGATGGACGCGTCTTCACCGCCCGCCAGGCGCTGGATGCGAAGCTGATCGATCACGTCGGCTATCTTGACGACACGCGTAACCTTATCAAGAAGGACCTCGCCCTGCGCGACTTTCAATTGGTCACTTATTACCGTGCCGGGGAGTACAAGGACAACGTGTATTCGTTGATGAAAGCGCCGACGATCAACATGATAAACCTGGACCTCAACTTTCTGCCAAAAACTCCGGAGCCGCAGTTTCTGTATCTGTGGGTTCCCTGA
- the rdgB gene encoding RdgB/HAM1 family non-canonical purine NTP pyrophosphatase, translating into MKHHPLWKQLKFVTGNPNKFREAQEILGIEMERRDLAHLHEIQTTDVAELVEHKATEAWETLNAPVLVEDSGLIFEAWNGLPGALVKWFEVSVGCEGMLKMLEPFPNRRARAVCMVAVHDGREIVVGKGEVAGTIAHSLRGENGFGWDVIFIPDGHDRTFGEMSVGEKNAISHRRRAFEALRDQL; encoded by the coding sequence ATGAAACATCACCCGCTTTGGAAGCAATTGAAGTTTGTTACGGGAAACCCCAACAAGTTCCGCGAGGCGCAGGAAATCCTGGGTATCGAGATGGAGCGGCGAGACCTCGCCCACCTGCATGAAATCCAGACCACGGACGTGGCGGAGCTGGTCGAGCACAAGGCGACCGAAGCCTGGGAAACCCTCAACGCGCCGGTGCTGGTGGAGGACTCCGGGCTCATCTTCGAGGCGTGGAACGGCCTGCCCGGCGCCCTGGTCAAATGGTTCGAGGTGAGCGTCGGCTGTGAGGGCATGTTGAAGATGCTGGAACCGTTTCCCAACCGGCGGGCGCGCGCGGTGTGCATGGTGGCGGTGCACGACGGCCGCGAGATCGTGGTCGGCAAAGGGGAGGTGGCGGGCACCATCGCCCACAGCCTGCGCGGGGAAAATGGATTCGGCTGGGACGTGATCTTCATTCCCGATGGACACGACCGCACGTTTGGGGAAATGAGCGTCGGCGAGAAAAACGCCATCTCGCACCGCCGCCGCGCCTTTGAGGCCTTGCGGGATCAGCTCTGA
- the rlmN gene encoding 23S rRNA (adenine(2503)-C(2))-methyltransferase RlmN: MDNLISYPEHKLNEIMVAWGEKPYRTHQVFNWVYHYGTRQFGDMTNLSKALRKKLEERFCIALPRIVLRTPSKDGSIKYLFGLEDGQEVEAIWMPEADRKTLCISTQVGCRLACSFCLTASMGLKRHLTAAEIIGQYMAVNADHTEENQVSNIVFMGMGEPLDNYDAVCDALRLMVSPEALRISTRKITVSTSGLVDRIERFKGENLHVNLAISLNATDNPTRDRIMPINKKYPIEALLDCLRTYPLKPARRLTFEYVMLKGINDTDEDAQRLAKLLRNIPSKINLIPFNAFDSAPYQPPDPRRVQAFQDYLIGKHYSVFVRKNRGTDILGACGQLAVQNA; encoded by the coding sequence ATGGATAATTTGATCAGTTATCCGGAACACAAGCTGAATGAAATCATGGTGGCGTGGGGAGAAAAACCTTACCGCACGCACCAGGTTTTCAACTGGGTTTATCATTATGGGACCCGGCAGTTTGGGGATATGACCAATCTTTCCAAGGCGTTAAGAAAAAAGCTGGAGGAACGGTTCTGCATCGCCCTGCCGCGCATCGTGTTGCGCACGCCATCCAAGGATGGGTCGATCAAATACCTTTTTGGCCTGGAAGACGGCCAGGAAGTGGAAGCCATCTGGATGCCGGAAGCGGACCGCAAGACGCTTTGCATCTCGACGCAGGTGGGGTGCCGGCTGGCCTGCTCCTTCTGTCTGACAGCAAGCATGGGGTTGAAACGCCACCTGACGGCGGCGGAGATCATCGGCCAGTACATGGCGGTGAACGCCGATCACACGGAAGAGAACCAGGTGTCCAACATCGTGTTCATGGGCATGGGCGAGCCTCTGGATAATTACGATGCCGTCTGCGACGCCCTGCGGTTGATGGTTTCGCCGGAAGCGCTCCGCATCTCCACCCGCAAGATCACCGTCTCCACCTCCGGGCTGGTGGACCGCATCGAGCGGTTCAAAGGGGAGAACCTGCACGTCAATCTGGCGATCTCGCTCAATGCAACCGACAACCCCACGCGCGACCGCATCATGCCCATCAATAAAAAATACCCCATCGAAGCGCTTCTTGACTGCCTGCGCACCTATCCGTTGAAACCGGCACGGCGGCTGACTTTCGAGTATGTGATGCTGAAAGGCATCAACGACACCGACGAAGACGCACAGCGTCTAGCCAAACTTCTACGCAACATTCCATCCAAGATCAACCTGATCCCATTCAACGCATTCGACAGCGCACCCTACCAGCCCCCGGACCCGCGACGGGTTCAGGCCTTTCAGGATTACCTCATCGGCAAGCATTATTCGGTATTTGTACGGAAAAACCGGGGAACCGACATTCTGGGCGCCTGCGGTCAACTGGCCGTACAAAACGCCTGA
- a CDS encoding Lcl C-terminal domain-containing protein translates to MGDEERFVDNGDGTVTDRKTGLMWKKTDTMIDLKKWVNYQESADYVRELREQKFAGYDDWRLPTQEEAKSLYDKACSLTDKFGKTVHISDRFEAGCGFSMMIKLVDGRLRTWVFNIREGTMDNPDGLWTLSEAARAVRVVSPPGD, encoded by the coding sequence ATGGGTGACGAAGAACGCTTTGTGGACAACGGGGACGGCACGGTGACGGACCGGAAAACCGGTTTGATGTGGAAGAAGACCGACACCATGATCGACCTCAAGAAGTGGGTGAATTATCAGGAGAGCGCCGATTACGTCCGCGAACTTCGCGAGCAGAAATTCGCGGGGTACGACGACTGGCGGCTGCCCACGCAGGAGGAAGCGAAAAGCCTTTACGACAAGGCCTGTTCGCTCACCGACAAGTTCGGCAAGACGGTGCACATCAGCGACCGGTTCGAGGCCGGTTGCGGATTTTCCATGATGATCAAGCTGGTGGACGGGCGTCTGCGCACCTGGGTGTTCAACATCCGCGAGGGTACGATGGACAATCCGGATGGATTGTGGACCCTTTCGGAAGCGGCCCGGGCGGTGCGCGTCGTTTCTCCCCCCGGCGATTGA
- a CDS encoding c-type cytochrome, whose amino-acid sequence MNKLIKFLTPPIAAAIFGYGVGLFYDLKPLFLAGSLAFVTLLYCILLARTPGKPQEKGIVKNVLMKLPIVIVLSVIVWFVAGYFGFPIWWQIEFVAFTFVGLVFFVVLDLRSMEPEKGAARINVRLLGTYGLASVLFITITAQLPQFNPEVEIAKLNKPPVKLSGLAGPEVIAAGRRVFEDNKCFNCHKVFWEGNSDRGPNLGTKQVGLFDEAYLKEQIIDPRKIQSPGFDDPKSYKAMPTYYGEDLSEDELNALVSYLKTMRDPTNIPIEGKLGEQWTWYDDPKIVEQGKLVYEGKEPAVEGLNCSVCHGTDGIPLMTGALDFRNANNKDSDKFPAGERNDKVLKDWPDALWYKRVTQGVPGTPMAAWGTMFPHLYLWKAIAYERTFHDPLEQRASKVPIPPIPTEEEIKRWKDDGLFMDPLL is encoded by the coding sequence ATGAATAAGCTGATTAAGTTTTTGACGCCGCCCATCGCCGCCGCCATTTTCGGTTATGGCGTAGGGTTGTTTTATGATCTGAAACCCCTGTTTCTGGCCGGATCCCTGGCTTTCGTCACCCTGCTCTATTGCATTCTTCTGGCACGCACTCCCGGCAAGCCCCAGGAAAAAGGCATCGTTAAAAACGTATTGATGAAACTGCCGATAGTGATCGTCCTTTCGGTCATCGTCTGGTTTGTGGCGGGATATTTTGGTTTTCCCATCTGGTGGCAGATCGAATTCGTGGCGTTCACGTTCGTGGGTCTGGTTTTCTTCGTGGTGCTGGACTTGAGAAGCATGGAGCCGGAAAAAGGCGCCGCGCGCATCAACGTCCGCCTCCTTGGCACATACGGGCTGGCGTCGGTGCTGTTCATCACCATCACGGCGCAACTGCCGCAGTTCAATCCGGAAGTGGAAATTGCAAAGCTGAACAAGCCTCCGGTCAAATTGAGCGGCCTGGCGGGCCCGGAAGTCATTGCCGCCGGACGGCGCGTGTTTGAAGACAACAAATGCTTCAACTGCCACAAGGTATTCTGGGAAGGCAACTCCGATCGCGGCCCCAACCTCGGTACAAAGCAGGTTGGCTTGTTTGACGAGGCCTACTTGAAAGAGCAGATCATCGATCCGCGAAAAATTCAATCGCCCGGTTTTGACGATCCCAAGTCCTATAAAGCCATGCCGACGTATTACGGTGAGGACCTGAGTGAAGACGAACTCAATGCGTTGGTTTCTTACCTCAAAACCATGCGCGACCCGACCAATATTCCGATTGAAGGCAAGCTCGGCGAGCAATGGACCTGGTATGACGATCCCAAGATCGTGGAGCAAGGCAAACTGGTCTACGAGGGTAAAGAACCGGCTGTGGAAGGTCTCAACTGCTCCGTATGTCACGGCACAGACGGCATCCCGCTCATGACGGGCGCTCTCGATTTCCGTAACGCGAACAATAAAGACAGTGACAAGTTCCCCGCAGGCGAGCGCAACGACAAAGTCTTGAAAGACTGGCCGGATGCGCTGTGGTACAAACGCGTCACGCAGGGTGTGCCGGGCACGCCGATGGCCGCTTGGGGCACCATGTTCCCACACCTCTACCTGTGGAAAGCCATCGCGTATGAACGCACGTTCCACGATCCTCTGGAACAACGTGCTTCCAAAGTGCCCATTCCACCGATTCCGACGGAAGAAGAAATCAAACGGTGGAAGGACGATGGATTGTTCATGGATCCTCTGCTTTAG
- a CDS encoding formylglycine-generating enzyme family protein, with protein MDGLEMNRIALFLVAWALFWLAAPALSIASEDAAADMVHFPAGEFWMGREPGKGLEDEMPRHKVYLDAFWLDRFEVTGGDFAAYLKAHPDEHPTITGWWGRDPRPDMVDKPVIGLTWERCRNFCRWRGKRLPTEAEWERAAAGMEGRTYPWGEEPPTPERANFGKCCFIHKGEVLHEVGTLEAGRTPEGVHDMAGNIAEWVYDWYDKSYYSAGDDSNPRGPESGTYHVVRGGAWNSLPDYMRSSRRYGFDDAKDFYGIGCRCARSASPNP; from the coding sequence AAATGAACCGCATTGCTTTATTCCTGGTTGCGTGGGCGCTGTTCTGGTTGGCGGCGCCTGCCTTGAGTATCGCCTCTGAGGACGCGGCGGCCGACATGGTCCATTTTCCTGCCGGGGAGTTCTGGATGGGCCGCGAACCGGGCAAGGGGCTGGAAGATGAAATGCCGCGCCACAAGGTGTACCTCGATGCCTTCTGGCTGGACCGGTTCGAGGTCACCGGCGGCGATTTTGCGGCATACCTCAAGGCGCATCCCGACGAGCACCCGACCATCACCGGCTGGTGGGGCCGCGACCCGCGACCGGACATGGTGGACAAGCCGGTGATCGGCCTCACCTGGGAGCGGTGCCGTAACTTCTGCCGCTGGCGGGGCAAGCGCCTGCCGACGGAGGCGGAATGGGAGCGCGCCGCCGCCGGGATGGAGGGGCGGACCTACCCGTGGGGTGAAGAGCCACCCACGCCGGAGCGGGCCAATTTCGGCAAGTGCTGTTTCATCCACAAAGGCGAGGTCCTGCACGAAGTGGGCACCCTGGAAGCCGGACGGACTCCGGAGGGCGTCCACGACATGGCGGGGAATATTGCCGAATGGGTGTACGATTGGTATGATAAATCCTACTATTCGGCCGGCGATGACAGCAATCCCCGCGGCCCGGAATCGGGGACGTATCATGTTGTCCGCGGGGGCGCCTGGAACAGCCTTCCCGACTACATGCGGTCGTCACGCCGGTACGGGTTCGATGACGCCAAGGATTTCTACGGAATCGGCTGTCGTTGCGCCCGGTCGGCTTCACCAAACCCCTGA
- a CDS encoding nucleotidyltransferase substrate binding protein, which yields MEELPPLNVLLTHLDWNLKRMAEMETHERTEYFRNAALQRYGFTFDSAVRCIRARARDNQESCNSPEECLRLANERGWLPQDTDWGEMLESYRKMKPDALDQHGDAIFDKLKQYHTVFSTLHTRLAQQS from the coding sequence ATGGAAGAGCTCCCACCCCTCAATGTGCTGTTGACGCATCTCGACTGGAACCTGAAGCGGATGGCCGAGATGGAAACGCATGAACGCACGGAATATTTCCGCAACGCCGCCCTGCAACGCTACGGCTTCACTTTCGACAGCGCCGTCCGTTGCATCCGGGCGCGGGCACGGGACAACCAGGAATCCTGCAATAGTCCGGAAGAGTGCCTGCGTCTGGCCAATGAGCGCGGCTGGTTGCCGCAGGACACGGACTGGGGTGAGATGCTGGAGTCCTACCGCAAGATGAAGCCGGATGCGCTGGACCAGCACGGAGATGCCATCTTCGACAAGCTCAAGCAGTACCACACCGTGTTTTCCACCCTCCACACCCGGCTGGCACAACAAAGCTGA
- a CDS encoding J domain-containing protein: MNATRYVDLPECFQTLNVAEGVSWAEIKKAYYQLAKQYHPDRNPNDLESEDRFKKISIAFGVLERYYRTNPGLRLKWKSNASVEEPAIPPQPDFGSQSKTNGSRQRHRAPNSYRYVKDEDTLRSNGKGYAHSTPPEPEVVPEEDRKAAEAGSPFARRIGRWWNGTYRNLQGLERRVLSLDLEKTVNIESHTGLNGGTVRVRTPGGTFNIRIPAGTTEDIVMRIPEKGERGLLNRKRGDLVLRIQVTSPQAQQSEDFYYQVRVTQKDLSMGQVMILDTHEGPIRYALPKTTVTGQTFSLKVRTDSANPSNCNHIIVVEVVPG, encoded by the coding sequence ATGAATGCGACGCGCTATGTGGACTTGCCTGAGTGCTTTCAAACACTCAATGTAGCTGAAGGTGTTTCCTGGGCCGAGATCAAAAAGGCCTACTACCAACTCGCCAAGCAGTACCATCCTGACAGAAACCCCAACGATTTAGAAAGCGAAGATCGCTTTAAAAAAATCTCCATCGCCTTTGGTGTGCTGGAACGGTATTACCGCACCAACCCGGGTCTGCGGCTGAAATGGAAGTCCAACGCTTCTGTTGAAGAACCTGCCATCCCGCCTCAGCCGGATTTTGGATCCCAATCGAAAACCAATGGAAGCCGTCAGCGCCATCGCGCTCCGAATTCATATCGATATGTGAAAGACGAAGACACCCTGCGGAGCAATGGAAAAGGTTACGCCCACTCCACTCCTCCGGAACCGGAGGTGGTGCCTGAGGAGGATCGCAAGGCGGCGGAAGCCGGTTCGCCTTTTGCCCGGCGCATCGGCCGCTGGTGGAACGGCACGTACCGCAATCTGCAAGGCCTGGAACGCCGCGTGCTCTCTCTCGATCTCGAAAAGACCGTCAACATCGAATCTCATACCGGTCTGAACGGCGGCACCGTGCGCGTGCGTACACCGGGCGGCACGTTCAACATCCGCATCCCTGCCGGAACAACGGAAGACATTGTCATGCGCATTCCGGAAAAAGGGGAGCGCGGCCTGTTGAACCGAAAGCGCGGGGATCTGGTGCTTCGCATTCAGGTCACCTCTCCGCAGGCTCAGCAAAGCGAGGATTTTTATTACCAGGTGCGGGTCACGCAGAAAGATCTTTCGATGGGACAGGTGATGATACTGGACACGCACGAAGGCCCCATCCGTTACGCCCTCCCCAAAACCACCGTGACCGGGCAAACCTTTTCCCTGAAGGTCCGGACGGACTCGGCAAACCCATCCAACTGCAATCACATCATCGTGGTCGAGGTGGTGCCGGGATGA
- a CDS encoding BolA family protein, translating into MDETTQIIDDILREKLGATHVEIINESYLHRGHKAAGGGGHYAVVVVSEQFEDVNPLDRRRLVYGALDDQINGKPKRIHAIQIKTFTPSQWEEAGKTA; encoded by the coding sequence ATGGATGAAACGACACAGATCATTGACGACATCTTGAGAGAAAAGCTGGGCGCCACGCATGTGGAGATCATCAACGAGAGTTACCTGCACCGCGGGCACAAAGCGGCGGGGGGAGGCGGGCATTACGCCGTGGTGGTGGTCTCCGAACAGTTTGAAGATGTGAATCCGCTGGACCGGCGCCGTCTGGTGTATGGCGCGCTGGATGACCAGATCAATGGCAAGCCCAAGCGCATCCACGCCATCCAGATCAAGACCTTCACTCCCTCCCAGTGGGAAGAAGCCGGGAAGACCGCTTGA
- the lpdA gene encoding dihydrolipoyl dehydrogenase encodes MAGQRLLVIGAGPGGYAAAFYAADRGMDVTLVNEDKNMGGVCLQRGCIPSKTLLHIARLITETKEAREWGLEFSDPKIDVDRLRQWKDQVIGKMSQGLAQLCKQRGVKYVSGRAVFENANRVKVGEESIEFDHAILATGSRPIIPGDFAIDSPRLLDSTSALEVEGIPERLLVVGGGYIGLEMGTVYAALGSKVTVVEMTDGLLPGVDRDLVRVLQAKLRKDFEAIHLNTRLEALQETKEGLKVLLKGESESREEVFDKILISIGRQPNTENLGLERTRIELDKRGFVTVDQSGRTAEGSIYAIGDVIGGAMLAHKASYEGKRVVEAILGESHDLQEPVIPAVVFTDPEIAWCGLTEEQAKAEEREVEVCKFPWGASGRATTLGRNDGQTKLILEPKTGKILGMGLVGAHAGELISEGVLAIQLGATAEDLAHSIHPHPTLSETLMEAAEIFLGTPTHIYKKKR; translated from the coding sequence ATGGCAGGACAACGATTACTGGTCATCGGAGCCGGCCCCGGCGGCTATGCCGCGGCCTTCTACGCGGCCGACCGCGGCATGGACGTGACGCTGGTCAACGAAGATAAGAACATGGGGGGCGTGTGCCTGCAACGCGGATGCATTCCTTCCAAAACCCTGCTTCACATCGCCCGCCTGATCACGGAAACGAAGGAGGCGCGCGAGTGGGGTTTGGAATTCAGCGACCCCAAAATTGATGTGGACCGCCTGCGCCAGTGGAAGGATCAGGTCATCGGCAAGATGTCGCAGGGCCTCGCTCAACTGTGCAAACAACGTGGCGTGAAGTATGTGTCCGGACGGGCGGTGTTCGAGAACGCCAATCGCGTGAAAGTAGGAGAGGAGTCCATCGAGTTCGACCACGCCATCCTGGCGACCGGGTCGCGTCCCATCATTCCCGGTGATTTCGCCATCGACAGTCCGCGTCTTCTGGACTCGACCAGCGCGCTGGAAGTGGAGGGTATTCCGGAGCGCCTGCTGGTGGTGGGCGGCGGGTACATCGGACTCGAAATGGGCACGGTGTATGCGGCGCTGGGATCGAAGGTGACGGTGGTGGAGATGACTGACGGCCTCCTGCCCGGCGTGGACCGCGATCTCGTTCGGGTTTTGCAGGCGAAATTGCGCAAGGATTTTGAGGCGATCCACCTCAACACGCGGCTGGAAGCTTTGCAGGAAACGAAAGAAGGGTTGAAGGTTCTGCTCAAGGGAGAGTCGGAGTCGCGGGAAGAGGTGTTCGACAAGATCCTCATCTCCATCGGTCGCCAGCCGAATACGGAAAACCTGGGGCTGGAGCGGACACGCATCGAGCTCGACAAGCGCGGCTTTGTGACGGTGGACCAGAGCGGCCGCACGGCGGAAGGATCGATCTACGCCATCGGTGATGTCATCGGCGGCGCCATGCTGGCGCACAAGGCGTCGTACGAGGGAAAGCGTGTTGTCGAAGCGATCCTGGGTGAGTCACATGACTTGCAGGAGCCGGTCATCCCGGCAGTGGTATTCACCGATCCGGAAATCGCCTGGTGTGGCTTGACCGAGGAGCAGGCAAAGGCCGAGGAACGCGAGGTGGAGGTGTGCAAGTTCCCTTGGGGCGCTTCCGGACGCGCGACCACGCTGGGGCGCAATGATGGTCAGACCAAGCTGATTCTGGAACCCAAGACGGGAAAAATTCTGGGCATGGGACTGGTTGGCGCGCACGCCGGGGAACTGATCTCCGAAGGCGTGCTGGCGATTCAACTGGGCGCCACGGCGGAGGACCTGGCGCACTCCATCCATCCACACCCGACGCTCTCCGAAACGCTGATGGAAGCGGCGGAAATTTTTCTCGGCACGCCGACGCACATCTACAAAAAGAAACGCTGA
- a CDS encoding MOSC domain-containing protein has product MNTIVSINVGQPRTGTYDGGKPFRSGIFKDPVEGPVFLDYMGLEGDGSADLVHHRGLDKAICLLSHEHLIYWRKEIGQDVPPGFFGENFTIEGLPETKIHIGDVFRIGEAEVQCSQPRQPCHNISKRFDDKTMADRVIDTGYTGYYLRVLKQGWVQAGDHLAPLHEDAERLTVDECNRVMFYDRNNLEAMRRVLAHPLLSESWKKSLMPVLARLETRAAPGHSGTS; this is encoded by the coding sequence ATGAACACCATTGTTTCCATCAATGTCGGCCAGCCCCGAACCGGCACCTACGACGGCGGCAAGCCGTTCCGCTCCGGCATCTTCAAGGACCCGGTGGAAGGCCCGGTGTTTCTCGATTACATGGGACTCGAAGGCGACGGCAGTGCCGACCTGGTGCACCACCGCGGCCTGGACAAGGCGATCTGCCTGCTTTCCCATGAGCACCTGATTTACTGGCGAAAAGAAATCGGGCAGGATGTGCCGCCGGGTTTCTTCGGAGAAAACTTCACCATTGAGGGGTTGCCGGAGACCAAAATCCATATTGGCGACGTGTTCCGCATTGGAGAAGCGGAAGTGCAGTGCTCGCAACCGCGCCAGCCGTGCCACAACATCAGCAAACGCTTCGACGACAAGACCATGGCGGACCGGGTGATCGACACGGGTTACACCGGGTACTACCTGCGTGTGCTCAAACAGGGCTGGGTGCAGGCGGGTGACCACCTCGCGCCGCTTCATGAAGATGCCGAACGGTTGACCGTGGACGAATGCAACCGCGTTATGTTTTATGACAGGAACAATCTTGAAGCGATGCGCCGGGTGTTGGCCCATCCACTTCTGTCTGAGAGCTGGAAAAAAAGCCTGATGCCCGTACTGGCCAGGCTGGAAACCCGCGCCGCGCCGGGTCACTCCGGGACCTCCTGA